A segment of the Sporichthya brevicatena genome:
CTGCTGACCCAGGTGTTCCAGAACCTGATCGGCAACGCGATCAAGTTCCGCGCCCCCGAGCGGCCCGCCCGGATCCGGGTCAGCGCCGAACGCGAGGGGGAGTTCTGGCACTTCCGGTGCGAGGACAACGGGATCGGGATCGACCCCCAGTACGCCGAGCGGATCTTCGTGATCTTCCAACGGCTGCACAGCAAGGATCAGTACACGGGGACCGGCATCGGCCTGTCCCTGTGCAAGAAGATCGTCGAGTACCACGGTGGGCGGATCTGGCTGGACACCGATCGGAACGGTGCCCCGGGCAGTGTCGTGCACTGGACCCTGCCGGTGGAGCCGGCGCCCGTCAGCACGGCGGCCGCGATCGCAGCCGCCAACGGAGAGGTGTGAGTGATGGTGGCCGACCTGATCGAGGTCCTGCTGGTCGAGGACGACCCCGGTGACGTGCTGATGACGCGCGAGGCCTTCGCCGACAACAAGGTGAAGAACAACCTCAACGTGGTCACCGACGGCGTGGAGGCCCTGGCCTTCCTCCGGCGGGAGGGCAAGTACGCCGACGCCCCGTACCCCGACCTGATCCTGCTCGACCTCAACCTGCCGAAGAAGGACGGGCGGGAGGTCCTCGCCGAGATCAAGGCGGACGAGAAGCTCGCGCACATCCCGGTGGTGGTCCTGACCACCTCGGGCGCGAACGAGGACATCCTCTCGAGCTACCGGCTCCACGCGAACGCGTACGTGACCAAGCCGGTCGACTTCGAGCAGTTCATCCGGGTCGTCCGGCAGATCGACGACTTCTTCGTCGGTGTGGTGAAACTGCCTCGGCCGTGACGATCACCGCTGGATAGCATCGGTGGCCGCCCCGCGGCCGTCGTGGGAGCACCGAACCAGTCACCGAACAACAGGTCAGGAGTTCATCGTGTCCGAGGTCAGCATCACCGTTGCCGGAGCGCAGCGATCGGTGCCGGCCGGGACGACGGCCGCCGACCTGTTCGCCGAGGACCGGGCCGTCATCGCGGCGAAGGTGAACGGTGTCGCCCGGGACCTCACCCACGTCGTGGACGCCGGGGACGAGGTCGAGGGCATCCGCAACGACTCCCCGGAGGGTCTCGCGATCGTCCGGCACTCGTGCGCCCACGTTCTCGCCCAGGCGGTCCAGGAGCTGTTCCCCGAGGCGAAGCTCGGCATCGGTCCGCCGATCGAGAACGGGTTCTACTACGACTTCGACGTCAAGAACCCGTTCACCCCGGAGGACCTCAAGCGCCTCGAGAAGCGCATGCAGGAGTTGGTGAAGGAGCGTCAGACCTTCAGCCGGCGCGAGGTTTCCGACGACGACGCACGCACTGAGCTGGCGACCGAGCCGTACAAGCTCGAGCTGATCGGCCTCAAGGGCAGCGGCGGGGAGGCGGCCGAGGGCGCGAACGTCGAGGTCGGCGCCGGCCAGCTCACCATCTACGACAACCACCGCAAGGACGGGTCGCTGGCGTGGAAGGACCTCTGCCGGGGTCCGCACGTCCCGACCACCGGGCACATCCCCGCGTTCAAGCTCATGCGCAGCGCCGCTGCGTACTGGCGGGGGAGTGAGAAGAACCCGCAGCTGCAGCGGGTCTACGGCACCGCGTGGGACACCCGCGATGCGCTGAAGGACTACCAGACCCGGCTCGAGGAGGCCGCCAAGCGCGACCACCGCAAGCTCGGCGTCGAGCTCGACCTGTTCTCGTTCCCGGACGAGATCGGGTCCGGCCTCGCGGTCTTCCACCCGAAGGGCGGCGTGATCCGCCGCGTGATGGAGGACTACTCGCGGCAGCGGCACGTCGAGGCGGGCTACGAGTTCGTCAACACCCCGCACATCACCAAGGGGCACCTGTTCGAGGTCTCCGGGCACCTCGACTGGTACGCCGAGGGCATGTTCGCGCCGATGGAGATGGACGGCGCGGACTACTACCTCAAGCCGATGAACTGCCCGTTCCACAACCTGATCTTCCGCAGCCGCGGGCGTTCCTACCGCGAGCTGCCGCTGCGGCTGTTCGAGTTCGGCACCGTGTACCGGAACGAGAAGTCCGGTGTGGTGCACGGCCTCACCCGGGCCCGCGGATTCACCCAGGACGACGCGCACATCTACTGCACCCGCGAGCAGATGCGGGACGAGCTGATCTCGACTTTGCGCTTCGTGCTCGATCTGCTCCGCGACTACGGCCTCGACGACTTCTACCTCGAGCTCTCGACGAAGGACCCGGTGAAGTTCGTCGGCACCGACGAGGACTGGGAGGAGGCGACCGAGGTCCTGCGCGAGGTCGCGCTCTCCGAGGGCCTCGAGCTCGTCATGGACCCGGGCGGGGCGGCGTTCTACGGCCCGAAGATCTCGGTCCAGGCCAAGGACGCGATCGGCCGCACCTGGCAGATGTCGACCATCCAGCTCGACTTCAACCTGCCCGAGCGGTTCGAGCTCGAGTTCCAGTCCGGCGACGGCACCCGCCAGCGGCCGGTCATGATCCACCGCGCGCTGTTCGGCTCGATCGAGCGCTTCTTCGGCGTCCTCGTCGAGCACTACGCGGGCGCGTTCCCTCCCTGGCTCGCGCCGGTCCAGGTCGTCGGCATCCCGATCGGTGACGCGCACGTCCCGCACCTGCGCGAGGTCGTGGCGCAGCTGACGGCGCAGGGGATCCGCGCCGAGGTCGACGAGGCCGACGACCGGATGCAGAAGAAGATCCGCAACGCCCAGAAGCAGAAGATCCCCTTCATGCTGCTCGCGGGCGACGAGGACGTCGAGGCGGGTGCGGTCTCGTTCCGCTACCGCAACGGCGAGCAGAAGAACACCGTCCCGGTGGCTGATGCCGTCGCCGAGATCGTCGCCGCGGTCCGCGACCGCATTCAGGTCTGATGGGGGGTCAGGAACAGGGAGCGCCGGCGCCGGAGGAGCAGGACGGCGTCGGCATCGCGGACTCGTTCGCGCGCCTGTGGACCCCGCACCGGATGGCCTACATCAAGGGCGAGAACCGGGCGGAGGGCACCGAGGCCGCGGGCTGCCCGTTCTGCCGGATCCCGAGCCTCGACGACGCCGAGGGCCTGATCCTGCGGCGGGGGAAGTCGGCCTACGTCGTCCTGAACCTGTACCCGTACAACCCCGGGCACCTGATGATCGTCCCGTTCCGGCACGTCGCGGACTACGCGGACCTGACCGCCGCGGAGTCGGCCGAGGTCGCCGAGTTGACCCGGCAGGCCCTGGTCGCGCTGCGCACCGCCACGGGGGCGCACGGCTTCAACGTCGGCATGAACCTGGGCACGGTGGCGGGCGCGGGCATCGCGGCGCACCTCCACCAGCACGTGGTCCCGCGCTGGGGTGGCGACACGAACTTCATGCCGGTCGTCGGGCACACCAAGGTGCTGCCGCAGCTCCTCGGCGACACCCGCACCGTGCTCACCGAGGCCTGGCCGGCCGACGACACCGCGTCCTGGGGCTCCTGACCCGTCCGGGTGAGATCGGGCCGACGTTCACCCGGCTGTTACGGCGTCGTCACGGCGCGGTCCTACGCTGAGCTCGACGACGACGGAAGGGGGGAAGCCGCCGTGGCCGCCTGGACGCTGAGTCCGCTCGACATCTCGTTCCTGAGTCTGGAGTCGCCCGCGACGCCGATGACCATCGGCGCCGTTGCGGTGCTCGACGCCGCCGACGTCGACTCGGCCACCCTCCTCGCCCTGCTGCGCGAGCGGGCGGCCGTCATCCCACGCCTGCGCCGCCGGCTGCGCTCGGAACTGTTCCCGGTGGTCGGCGCGAGCTGGGTCGAGGACCCGGATTTCCGCGTCGAG
Coding sequences within it:
- a CDS encoding response regulator, with translation MVADLIEVLLVEDDPGDVLMTREAFADNKVKNNLNVVTDGVEALAFLRREGKYADAPYPDLILLDLNLPKKDGREVLAEIKADEKLAHIPVVVLTTSGANEDILSSYRLHANAYVTKPVDFEQFIRVVRQIDDFFVGVVKLPRP
- the thrS gene encoding threonine--tRNA ligase; translation: MVSEVSITVAGAQRSVPAGTTAADLFAEDRAVIAAKVNGVARDLTHVVDAGDEVEGIRNDSPEGLAIVRHSCAHVLAQAVQELFPEAKLGIGPPIENGFYYDFDVKNPFTPEDLKRLEKRMQELVKERQTFSRREVSDDDARTELATEPYKLELIGLKGSGGEAAEGANVEVGAGQLTIYDNHRKDGSLAWKDLCRGPHVPTTGHIPAFKLMRSAAAYWRGSEKNPQLQRVYGTAWDTRDALKDYQTRLEEAAKRDHRKLGVELDLFSFPDEIGSGLAVFHPKGGVIRRVMEDYSRQRHVEAGYEFVNTPHITKGHLFEVSGHLDWYAEGMFAPMEMDGADYYLKPMNCPFHNLIFRSRGRSYRELPLRLFEFGTVYRNEKSGVVHGLTRARGFTQDDAHIYCTREQMRDELISTLRFVLDLLRDYGLDDFYLELSTKDPVKFVGTDEDWEEATEVLREVALSEGLELVMDPGGAAFYGPKISVQAKDAIGRTWQMSTIQLDFNLPERFELEFQSGDGTRQRPVMIHRALFGSIERFFGVLVEHYAGAFPPWLAPVQVVGIPIGDAHVPHLREVVAQLTAQGIRAEVDEADDRMQKKIRNAQKQKIPFMLLAGDEDVEAGAVSFRYRNGEQKNTVPVADAVAEIVAAVRDRIQV
- a CDS encoding HIT domain-containing protein — translated: MGGQEQGAPAPEEQDGVGIADSFARLWTPHRMAYIKGENRAEGTEAAGCPFCRIPSLDDAEGLILRRGKSAYVVLNLYPYNPGHLMIVPFRHVADYADLTAAESAEVAELTRQALVALRTATGAHGFNVGMNLGTVAGAGIAAHLHQHVVPRWGGDTNFMPVVGHTKVLPQLLGDTRTVLTEAWPADDTASWGS